In a single window of the Luteibacter rhizovicinus DSM 16549 genome:
- a CDS encoding class II fumarate hydratase, with product MSKFRTERDSMGELKVPAKALYGAQTQRAVDNFPVSGLTLPREFIRALGLIKSAAAEANVKLGHLDKTSAKAIRAAAEQVAAGGVDEHFPIDVFQTGSGTSSNMNANEVIAHLAGAAGTTVHPNDHVNAGQSSNDVIPTAILVSATLATTEKLLPALKHLRKTIDTRAKELKKVVKTGRTHLMDAMPITFGQELSGWSAQIADASERITDTLKRTRRLPQGGSAVGTGINADPKFGPAVAAELSKLTGVKFESSENYFAGMAAQDAPVELSGQLRALAVAVMKIANDLRWMNSGPLAGLGEIELPALQPGSSIMPGKVNPVIPEAAAMVAAQVIGNDATIAIGGASGNFQLNVMLPVIAYNLLQSIEILANVTVLLADKAIAGFKVNEDHIREALDKNPILVTALNPVIGYEKGAATAKQAYKEKRPIMDVALETTGLSKADLAKLLDPAALTKGGIHGGGGGG from the coding sequence ATGAGCAAGTTCCGTACCGAACGCGACAGCATGGGCGAGTTGAAGGTACCCGCCAAAGCCCTCTATGGCGCCCAGACCCAGCGGGCGGTGGATAACTTCCCGGTGTCGGGGCTGACCCTGCCGCGCGAGTTCATCCGTGCGCTGGGCCTGATCAAGTCGGCGGCGGCGGAGGCGAACGTCAAGCTCGGGCACCTCGACAAGACCTCGGCCAAGGCCATCCGGGCCGCGGCGGAGCAGGTGGCCGCTGGCGGCGTGGACGAGCACTTCCCGATCGATGTCTTCCAGACCGGTTCGGGCACCAGTTCCAACATGAATGCGAACGAGGTCATTGCCCATCTCGCCGGGGCGGCTGGCACGACGGTGCACCCGAACGACCACGTCAACGCGGGACAGAGCTCGAACGATGTGATCCCCACGGCCATCCTGGTCAGCGCCACCCTGGCGACGACCGAGAAGCTGCTGCCGGCGCTGAAGCACCTGCGCAAGACCATCGACACGCGGGCGAAAGAGCTGAAGAAGGTGGTCAAGACCGGGCGCACCCATCTGATGGACGCCATGCCGATCACCTTCGGCCAGGAACTTTCGGGCTGGTCGGCGCAGATCGCGGATGCTTCCGAGCGCATCACCGATACGCTCAAGCGCACGCGCCGACTGCCCCAGGGCGGAAGCGCCGTGGGCACCGGGATCAACGCGGATCCGAAATTCGGACCGGCGGTGGCGGCGGAGCTGTCGAAGCTCACGGGCGTGAAATTCGAATCCTCGGAAAACTACTTTGCGGGCATGGCCGCGCAGGACGCGCCGGTGGAACTGTCGGGTCAGCTCCGCGCTCTGGCCGTCGCAGTCATGAAGATCGCCAACGACCTGCGCTGGATGAACTCCGGTCCGCTGGCCGGCCTCGGTGAAATCGAGTTGCCGGCGTTGCAGCCGGGCTCGTCGATCATGCCGGGCAAGGTCAATCCGGTGATTCCGGAAGCCGCCGCGATGGTCGCTGCACAGGTCATCGGCAACGACGCGACGATCGCCATCGGCGGGGCGTCGGGCAACTTCCAGCTCAACGTCATGCTGCCGGTGATCGCGTACAACCTGCTGCAGTCGATCGAGATCCTCGCCAACGTCACCGTGTTGCTGGCCGACAAGGCGATTGCCGGCTTCAAGGTCAACGAAGACCACATTCGCGAAGCGCTCGACAAGAATCCGATCCTGGTCACCGCGTTGAACCCGGTCATCGGTTACGAGAAGGGCGCCGCCACGGCCAAGCAGGCCTACAAGGAAAAGCGTCCGATCATGGACGTGGCCCTCGAGACGACGGGCCTGTCGAAAGCCGACCTGGCCAAGTTGCTTGATCCGGCCGCGCTGACCAAGGGCGGCATTCACGGCGGCGGCGGTGGTGGCTGA
- the purB gene encoding adenylosuccinate lyase, with protein sequence MSHATLTALSPLDGRYASKVEPLRPIFSEFGLMHRRVHVEIHWLLALAAHPGIVELPAFPADAVTRLLAIADDFSIEDGERIKAIEATTNHDVKAVEYLIKEKIGNDPALAQAKEFVHFACTSEDINNLAYSLMLRDARESVLLPALDQVIARLRGLAHEHAGLSLLARTHGQTASPTTMGKEIANVVARLERQRRQLVAIEIPGKINGAVGNYNAHVIAYPAVDWPALASNFVDGLGLTFNPYTTQIEPHDGIAEFADVLRRINIILIDLARDIWGYISLGYFRQALKAGEVGSSTMPHKVNPIDFENAEGNFGLANALLGHFAEKLPISRWQRDLTDSTVLRALGTAYGHSLVAIESLLKGLGKLNVNAERVAADLDNSWEVLAEAVQTVMRRFGLPEPYEQLKALTRGQGITKDSMRAFIATLDLPADAKQALAELTPASYIGLADKLAKAI encoded by the coding sequence ATGTCCCACGCCACGCTGACCGCCCTCTCGCCGCTGGATGGCCGCTACGCCTCCAAAGTGGAGCCGCTGCGCCCGATCTTCAGCGAATTCGGCCTCATGCATCGCCGCGTGCATGTGGAGATCCACTGGCTGCTGGCCCTGGCCGCGCACCCGGGCATCGTCGAGCTGCCGGCCTTCCCGGCCGACGCCGTGACCCGCCTGCTCGCCATCGCCGACGACTTCTCGATCGAAGACGGCGAGCGCATCAAGGCGATCGAGGCAACGACGAATCACGACGTCAAGGCGGTCGAATACCTGATCAAGGAAAAGATCGGCAACGATCCCGCGCTCGCCCAGGCCAAGGAGTTCGTGCACTTTGCCTGCACCAGCGAAGACATCAACAACCTCGCCTACTCGCTGATGCTGCGTGATGCGCGTGAGTCGGTGCTGCTCCCGGCGCTGGACCAGGTGATCGCAAGATTGCGCGGCCTCGCACACGAACACGCCGGCCTCTCCCTGCTTGCCCGCACGCACGGCCAGACCGCGTCGCCGACCACGATGGGCAAGGAAATCGCCAACGTCGTCGCGCGTCTCGAGCGCCAGCGTCGCCAGCTCGTCGCCATCGAGATTCCCGGCAAGATCAACGGTGCCGTCGGTAACTACAACGCGCACGTCATCGCCTATCCGGCGGTCGACTGGCCGGCACTCGCGTCGAACTTCGTCGACGGCCTCGGCCTCACGTTCAACCCGTACACCACGCAGATCGAACCGCACGACGGCATCGCCGAGTTCGCCGACGTGCTGCGCCGGATCAACATCATCCTGATCGATCTCGCGCGCGACATCTGGGGCTACATCTCGCTCGGCTACTTCCGCCAGGCACTGAAGGCCGGCGAAGTCGGTTCGTCGACGATGCCGCACAAGGTGAACCCGATCGACTTCGAAAACGCCGAAGGTAACTTCGGCCTTGCCAACGCCCTGCTCGGCCACTTCGCCGAGAAGCTGCCGATCAGCCGCTGGCAGCGCGACCTCACCGACTCCACCGTGCTCCGCGCGCTGGGCACGGCCTACGGTCACTCGCTGGTCGCGATCGAATCGCTGTTGAAGGGCCTGGGCAAACTCAATGTCAACGCCGAGCGCGTTGCCGCCGATCTCGACAATAGCTGGGAAGTCCTCGCTGAAGCCGTGCAGACCGTCATGCGTCGCTTCGGCCTGCCGGAGCCGTACGAGCAGCTCAAGGCGCTCACGCGTGGACAGGGCATCACGAAGGATTCGATGCGTGCGTTTATCGCCACGCTCGACCTGCCTGCCGATGCGAAGCAGGCGCTGGCCGAGTTGACGCCGGCCTCGTACATCGGTCTTGCAGACAAGCTCGCCAAAGCCATCTGA
- a CDS encoding cupin domain-containing protein, whose amino-acid sequence MAIQTPTRKTLPIEVRGSASQPLGMSATQFLRDYWQKRPLLIRNAFPDFQPPIQPNDLAGLACEEGVLARLIIHDEKRDRWTVKSGPFDEAEFGKTPKRDWTLLVQDVDKWDADVAGLLEHFSFLPSWRVDDVMISYAEDGGGVGAHVDQYDVFLLQGIGQRHWAISDDPDAPLDFRSDVELKQLKEFLPTHEWLLEPGDMLYLPPGVPHDGVALGDCMTLSVGMRAPSQAELTGDLADFLAERMPDELRYTDPDLVPAKRVGEIDTAALNRLRQALPFAAALDRDLLADWFGRFITRYRNAQVPAAPPKPSTAAALDKALDGGAALVRHPFARLAWVRGKKDATLYVSGHAYPCSLDLAERLSAEREFRLDGKVKAAEREVLLALVNEGQLIVRKGRRR is encoded by the coding sequence ATGGCCATCCAGACCCCCACCCGCAAGACCCTCCCGATCGAAGTGCGCGGCAGCGCCAGCCAGCCGCTCGGCATGAGTGCGACGCAGTTCCTGCGCGATTACTGGCAGAAGCGTCCGCTGCTCATCCGTAACGCCTTCCCGGACTTCCAGCCGCCGATCCAGCCGAACGACCTCGCCGGGCTCGCCTGCGAAGAGGGCGTGCTCGCCCGCCTTATCATTCATGACGAGAAGCGCGACCGCTGGACGGTCAAGAGTGGCCCGTTCGACGAGGCCGAATTCGGCAAGACGCCCAAGCGCGACTGGACGCTGCTGGTCCAGGACGTCGACAAGTGGGACGCCGACGTGGCCGGCCTGCTGGAGCATTTTTCCTTCCTGCCGAGCTGGCGGGTGGACGATGTGATGATCTCCTACGCCGAGGACGGCGGTGGCGTCGGCGCGCATGTCGACCAATACGACGTCTTCCTGCTCCAGGGCATCGGCCAGCGCCATTGGGCGATCAGCGACGACCCGGATGCACCGCTCGACTTCCGTTCCGATGTCGAACTGAAGCAGCTCAAGGAATTCCTGCCGACCCACGAATGGCTGCTCGAACCGGGCGACATGCTTTATCTACCGCCGGGCGTGCCCCACGACGGTGTCGCCCTCGGCGACTGCATGACGCTCTCGGTCGGCATGCGCGCGCCGTCGCAGGCGGAACTCACCGGCGACCTCGCGGACTTCCTCGCCGAGCGCATGCCCGATGAGCTGCGCTACACCGATCCGGACCTCGTACCCGCCAAGCGGGTCGGCGAGATCGACACCGCCGCCCTGAATCGCCTGCGCCAGGCCCTGCCCTTCGCGGCCGCGCTCGACCGGGACCTGTTGGCCGACTGGTTCGGCCGCTTCATCACCCGCTATCGGAACGCCCAGGTCCCCGCCGCGCCGCCCAAGCCGAGCACGGCCGCTGCGCTGGACAAGGCGCTCGACGGCGGTGCCGCCCTCGTCCGCCACCCGTTCGCCCGCCTGGCCTGGGTCCGCGGCAAGAAAGACGCGACTCTTTATGTGAGTGGTCACGCCTACCCCTGCTCCCTCGACCTCGCCGAGCGACTGTCGGCGGAGCGCGAGTTCCGGCTCGACGGCAAGGTGAAGGCAGCCGAGCGCGAGGTGCTGCTCGCCCTGGTCAACGAGGGCCAGCTGATCGTTCGCAAGGGTCGCCGCCGGTGA
- a CDS encoding 2-oxoglutarate dehydrogenase E1 component: MSANLIREFSESSQLAGGNADYVEQVYEAWLADPASVPGEWDTYFKSFKGREAGDVAHSGAIARIEAAQKQRRTAAAAPAAGSADNAYAQKQAGVLRLVTAYRSRGHIAAQLDPLGLTVPDIDTPDLGLAFHGLSDADLGTEFDAGTFAGGGQRMPLRDLLAKLKQIYTGTVGAEFMYISDYEQRSWIYSRLEKAAGSPGLQKAEKVRVLEALTAAEGLERFLHTKYVGQKRFSLEGGESMIPMVDDIVRAAGDNGVKEVIIGMAHRGRLNVLVNILGKAPSQLFNEFEGKFEHDDSPMHTGDVKYHLGFSADVKTPNGGVHVALAFNPSHLEIVNPVVAGSVHARQSRRRDTAREKSMALIIHGDAAFAGQGVNMELMQMSQARGFAIGGTLHLVINNQVGFTTSKREDARSTLYCTDLSKMVNAPVFHVNGDDPEAVIQVTRLAYEFRKQFKKDVVIDLVCYRRHGHNEADEPAATQPLMYQVIRKRPTTRDLFAQALVKSSDIAADDGQKMLDEYRARLEKGEPLIAIDPNPTRDIPVDWSRFQKTSLAMEVNTGVPREQLAKVADVLLSIPSDVTLHARVAKIYDDRRKMAAGELPGDWGFAENLAYGTLIAEGNDLRIVGQDAGRGTFFHRHAVLHDQSSDNTYMPLSKVRADARVDVIDSLLSEEAVMAFEYGEATTSPDQLTIWEGQFGDFANGAQVVIDQFISSGEAKWDRLCGLTLLLPHGQEGAGPEHSSARLERFLQLCALDNMQVCVPTTPAQAFHMIRRQQVRPVRKPLIVMTPKSLLRHKLAVSSLDELANGKFQLVIGEHRDLPAKKVKRVVLCSGKVYYDLLEDADKRGLTDVAIVRVEQLYPFPRPEVSAELEKFASAKEVVWAQEEPMNQGAWFQIRHHLQACIGSKQSLSYAGRSRSPSPAPGHLNTYIAEQTALVEQALVAPVGTDHAAE, translated from the coding sequence GTGAGCGCAAACCTGATCCGCGAGTTTTCCGAATCCTCCCAGCTCGCCGGCGGCAACGCCGACTACGTAGAGCAAGTCTACGAAGCATGGCTAGCCGATCCCGCCTCTGTTCCGGGCGAGTGGGATACCTATTTCAAATCCTTCAAGGGTCGCGAGGCCGGCGATGTCGCCCATTCCGGTGCCATTGCCCGTATCGAAGCCGCGCAGAAACAGCGCCGTACGGCCGCCGCGGCTCCCGCCGCCGGCTCCGCCGACAACGCCTACGCGCAGAAACAGGCCGGCGTGCTCCGTCTGGTCACGGCCTACCGCTCGCGCGGCCACATCGCAGCGCAGCTCGATCCGCTCGGCCTGACCGTCCCGGATATCGACACCCCCGACCTCGGCCTGGCCTTCCACGGTCTCTCCGACGCCGATCTCGGTACGGAGTTCGACGCCGGCACCTTCGCCGGTGGCGGCCAGCGCATGCCGCTGCGCGACCTCCTCGCCAAGCTCAAGCAGATCTACACCGGCACCGTCGGCGCCGAGTTCATGTACATCTCCGACTACGAGCAGCGCTCGTGGATCTACTCGCGCCTGGAAAAGGCCGCCGGTTCGCCGGGCCTGCAGAAGGCCGAGAAAGTCCGCGTGCTCGAAGCCCTCACGGCCGCCGAAGGCCTGGAGCGCTTCCTCCACACCAAGTACGTCGGCCAGAAGCGCTTCTCGCTCGAAGGCGGCGAAAGCATGATCCCGATGGTCGATGACATCGTCCGTGCCGCCGGCGACAACGGCGTCAAGGAAGTCATCATCGGCATGGCCCACCGCGGCCGCCTCAACGTCCTGGTCAACATCCTCGGCAAGGCGCCCTCGCAGCTCTTCAACGAGTTCGAAGGCAAGTTCGAGCATGACGACAGCCCGATGCATACGGGCGACGTGAAGTACCACCTGGGCTTCTCCGCCGACGTGAAGACGCCGAACGGTGGCGTGCACGTGGCGCTGGCGTTCAATCCGTCGCACCTGGAAATCGTCAACCCCGTGGTCGCCGGTTCCGTGCACGCGCGCCAGTCGCGCCGCCGCGACACCGCCCGCGAAAAGTCGATGGCCCTGATCATCCACGGCGACGCCGCCTTCGCAGGCCAGGGCGTCAACATGGAACTGATGCAGATGTCGCAGGCCCGTGGCTTCGCCATCGGCGGCACGCTGCACCTGGTGATCAACAACCAGGTCGGTTTCACCACGTCCAAGCGCGAAGACGCCCGTTCCACGCTGTACTGCACCGACCTCTCCAAGATGGTCAACGCGCCGGTATTCCACGTGAACGGTGACGACCCGGAAGCCGTGATCCAGGTCACCCGCCTGGCTTACGAGTTCCGCAAGCAGTTCAAGAAGGACGTGGTCATCGACCTCGTCTGCTACCGCCGTCATGGCCATAACGAGGCCGACGAGCCGGCAGCGACCCAGCCGCTCATGTACCAGGTCATCCGCAAGCGTCCGACCACGCGCGACCTCTTCGCGCAGGCGCTGGTGAAGTCCTCGGATATCGCCGCGGACGACGGGCAGAAGATGCTCGACGAGTATCGCGCCCGCCTCGAAAAGGGCGAGCCGCTGATCGCGATCGATCCGAACCCGACCCGCGACATCCCGGTGGACTGGAGCCGCTTCCAGAAGACCAGCCTGGCGATGGAAGTGAACACCGGCGTGCCGCGCGAACAGCTGGCCAAGGTCGCCGACGTTCTCCTGTCCATCCCGTCCGATGTCACGCTCCACGCGCGCGTCGCCAAGATCTACGACGACCGCCGCAAGATGGCCGCCGGCGAGCTCCCGGGTGACTGGGGCTTCGCCGAGAACCTCGCCTACGGCACGCTCATCGCCGAAGGCAACGATCTGCGCATCGTCGGCCAGGACGCCGGCCGTGGCACGTTCTTCCACCGCCACGCCGTGCTCCACGACCAGTCCAGCGACAACACCTACATGCCGCTGTCCAAGGTGCGCGCCGACGCCCGCGTCGACGTGATCGACTCGCTGCTGTCCGAAGAAGCCGTCATGGCCTTCGAATACGGCGAAGCGACCACCTCGCCGGACCAGCTCACCATCTGGGAAGGCCAGTTCGGCGATTTCGCCAACGGCGCCCAGGTCGTGATCGACCAGTTCATCAGCTCGGGTGAAGCCAAGTGGGACCGCCTCTGCGGCCTCACACTGCTGCTGCCGCACGGCCAGGAAGGCGCGGGCCCGGAGCACTCCTCCGCCCGTCTGGAGCGCTTCCTTCAGCTGTGCGCGCTCGACAACATGCAGGTCTGCGTGCCGACCACCCCGGCCCAGGCGTTCCACATGATCCGCCGCCAGCAGGTGCGCCCGGTGCGCAAGCCGCTGATCGTGATGACGCCGAAGTCCCTGCTCCGTCACAAGCTGGCCGTGTCGTCCCTGGACGAACTGGCCAACGGCAAGTTCCAGCTGGTGATCGGCGAACATCGCGATCTGCCGGCGAAGAAGGTCAAGCGTGTGGTGCTGTGCTCGGGCAAGGTCTACTACGACCTCCTCGAAGACGCCGACAAGCGCGGCCTGACCGACGTCGCCATCGTGCGCGTCGAGCAGCTCTATCCGTTCCCGCGCCCGGAAGTCTCGGCCGAGCTGGAAAAGTTCGCTTCCGCCAAGGAAGTGGTCTGGGCCCAGGAAGAACCGATGAACCAGGGCGCCTGGTTCCAGATCCGTCACCACCTCCAGGCCTGCATCGGTTCGAAGCAGAGCCTGTCCTACGCAGGACGCTCGCGTTCGCCGTCGCCGGCTCCGGGCCATCTCAACACCTATATCGCCGAACAGACGGCGCTCGTCGAGCAAGCACTCGTCGCGCCAGTCGGCACCGATCACGCAGCGGAGTAA
- the odhB gene encoding 2-oxoglutarate dehydrogenase complex dihydrolipoyllysine-residue succinyltransferase, whose protein sequence is MSIEVKVPVLPESVSDALIATWHKKAGDAVKRDENLLDLETDKVVLEVPSPVDGVLKEIKFEEGSTVTSSQVIAVIEEGAAAAAPAPAPAAAAAEAPKAEKSEAAAPKGVDELSPAGRRVAVEDNIDPSKVAGTGRDGRVTKEDLVNAGKGGTAAPAAAPAPAAKPTPGSRPEERVAMTRIRTRIAERLMQSKNSIAMLTSFNEVNLAEVVKLRKALGEQFEKANGVKLGFMSFFVKAATEALKRYPVINASVDGSDIIYHGYQDISIAVSTEKGLVTPVLRDVQDMSFADVEKGIIGYAKKARDGKLGLDDLQGGTFTITNGGTFGSLLSTPIVNPPQSAILGMHTIKERPIVENGQVIAAPMMYIALSYDHRIIDGKDAVLFLVDIKNQLENPQRMLLGL, encoded by the coding sequence ATGTCCATCGAAGTCAAAGTCCCGGTCCTGCCCGAGTCGGTCTCCGACGCGCTCATCGCCACCTGGCACAAGAAGGCCGGTGATGCGGTCAAGCGTGACGAGAACCTGCTGGACCTCGAGACCGACAAGGTCGTGCTCGAAGTGCCCTCGCCGGTCGACGGCGTGCTGAAGGAAATCAAGTTCGAGGAAGGCTCGACGGTCACCAGCAGCCAGGTCATCGCCGTGATCGAGGAAGGCGCCGCCGCTGCCGCGCCCGCCCCGGCACCGGCCGCAGCCGCCGCCGAGGCCCCGAAGGCCGAGAAGTCCGAAGCCGCCGCGCCGAAGGGCGTCGACGAGCTCTCCCCGGCCGGCCGCCGCGTCGCCGTCGAAGACAACATCGACCCGTCCAAGGTCGCCGGCACCGGCCGCGACGGCCGCGTGACCAAGGAAGACCTGGTCAACGCCGGCAAGGGTGGCACCGCCGCTCCCGCCGCCGCACCCGCTCCGGCCGCCAAGCCGACCCCGGGCAGCCGTCCGGAAGAGCGCGTGGCCATGACGCGTATCCGTACGCGCATCGCCGAGCGCCTGATGCAGTCGAAGAACTCGATCGCGATGCTCACCTCGTTCAACGAAGTGAACCTCGCCGAGGTCGTCAAGCTGCGCAAGGCCCTGGGCGAGCAGTTCGAGAAGGCCAACGGCGTCAAGCTCGGCTTCATGAGCTTCTTCGTCAAGGCGGCCACCGAAGCGCTCAAGCGCTACCCGGTGATCAACGCCTCGGTGGACGGTTCGGACATCATCTATCACGGCTACCAGGACATCTCGATCGCCGTGTCGACCGAGAAGGGTCTGGTTACGCCGGTCCTCCGCGACGTGCAGGACATGTCCTTCGCCGATGTCGAGAAGGGCATCATCGGTTACGCCAAGAAGGCCCGTGACGGCAAGCTCGGCCTGGACGACCTCCAGGGCGGCACCTTCACGATCACCAACGGCGGCACCTTCGGTTCGCTGCTCTCCACCCCGATCGTGAACCCGCCGCAGAGCGCCATCCTCGGCATGCACACGATCAAGGAGCGCCCGATCGTCGAGAACGGCCAGGTGATCGCCGCCCCGATGATGTACATCGCCCTGTCGTACGACCATCGCATCATCGATGGCAAGGACGCCGTGCTCTTCCTGGTCGACATCAAGAACCAGCTGGAAAACCCGCAGCGGATGCTGCTCGGCCTTTGA
- the lpdA gene encoding dihydrolipoyl dehydrogenase, with product MSDKFDVIVIGAGPAGYVAAIRAAQLGLKTAVVDAFVGKDGKAALGGTCLNVGCIPSKALLDSSKQFHNLTHNFKDHGITAENPQIDIATFIGRKDKIVKQFTGGVTMLFKANKVTSFFGKGKLLKGNQVEVTGNDGTVQTISATNVILASGSVPIELPFAKFDNTHIIDNTGALDLTAVPKRMGVIGAGVIGLELGSVWKRLGSDVTVLEALPKFLAVADQDIAKMAAREFAKQGLDIKVNAKVTAAEVKGDEVHVSYTDKDGAAQSLVVDKLLVAVGRRAYTAGLLADDTGVKLDERGRIVVDEHNHTGVDGVWAIGDAVRGPMLAHKGSEEGVMVAELIAGKPGHINLDTVPWVIYTEPEIAWVGKTEEQLKEEGIPYKTGAFPFAANGRAVAMNEGIGQVKMIAHAETDRILGVHMVGPVVSELIHECVVAMEFKGSSEDLARIVHAHPALSEVVHEAALSVDKRAIHKGN from the coding sequence ATGAGCGACAAGTTCGACGTCATCGTCATCGGTGCGGGCCCCGCGGGCTATGTGGCCGCGATCCGCGCCGCGCAGCTGGGCCTCAAGACCGCCGTGGTCGACGCCTTCGTCGGCAAGGACGGCAAGGCCGCCCTCGGCGGTACCTGCCTCAACGTCGGTTGCATCCCGTCGAAGGCACTGCTGGATTCGTCCAAGCAGTTCCACAACCTGACGCACAACTTCAAGGATCACGGCATCACCGCCGAGAATCCGCAGATCGACATTGCGACTTTCATCGGCCGCAAGGACAAGATCGTCAAGCAGTTCACCGGCGGCGTGACCATGCTGTTCAAGGCGAACAAGGTCACTTCGTTCTTCGGCAAGGGCAAGCTGCTCAAGGGCAACCAGGTCGAAGTCACCGGTAACGACGGTACGGTCCAGACGATCTCCGCCACCAACGTCATCCTCGCCTCGGGCTCGGTGCCCATCGAGCTGCCGTTCGCGAAGTTCGACAACACGCACATCATCGACAACACCGGCGCGCTCGACCTCACCGCCGTGCCCAAGCGCATGGGCGTGATCGGCGCCGGCGTGATCGGCCTCGAACTCGGCAGCGTGTGGAAGCGCCTGGGTTCCGACGTGACCGTGCTGGAAGCGCTGCCGAAGTTCCTCGCCGTCGCCGACCAGGACATCGCCAAGATGGCCGCCCGCGAGTTCGCCAAGCAGGGCCTGGACATCAAGGTCAATGCCAAGGTGACCGCCGCCGAGGTCAAGGGTGACGAAGTCCATGTCAGCTACACCGACAAGGACGGCGCCGCACAGTCGCTGGTCGTCGACAAGCTGCTGGTCGCGGTCGGCCGTCGTGCCTACACCGCCGGCCTGCTGGCCGACGACACCGGCGTGAAGCTCGATGAGCGCGGCCGCATCGTGGTCGACGAGCACAACCACACCGGCGTCGATGGCGTCTGGGCGATCGGCGATGCCGTGCGCGGCCCGATGCTTGCGCACAAGGGTTCCGAAGAAGGCGTCATGGTCGCCGAGCTGATCGCCGGCAAGCCGGGCCACATCAACCTGGACACCGTGCCCTGGGTCATCTACACCGAGCCTGAGATCGCCTGGGTCGGCAAGACCGAGGAGCAGCTCAAGGAAGAAGGCATCCCGTACAAGACCGGCGCCTTCCCGTTCGCTGCCAACGGCCGCGCCGTGGCGATGAACGAAGGCATCGGCCAGGTCAAGATGATCGCCCACGCGGAAACCGATCGCATCCTCGGCGTGCACATGGTCGGCCCGGTCGTCTCCGAGCTGATTCACGAGTGCGTCGTGGCGATGGAGTTCAAGGGCTCGTCGGAAGACCTCGCGCGCATCGTCCACGCCCACCCGGCGCTGTCGGAAGTCGTGCACGAAGCCGCCCTGTCGGTCGACAAGCGCGCCATCCACAAGGGCAACTGA
- a CDS encoding TIGR00730 family Rossman fold protein, producing the protein MRDIKSLCVYCGSSSGGNAEYTEAAKAFGKRLAQEGIALVYGGGKVGLMGTVADAVLAAGGRVIGVIPRQLVEKEVAHIGLSELQVVETMHERKTRMYELSDAFVALPGGFGTMDEMFEMLTWAQLGLHSYPCAFLDVRGFYTGLAASMDHMVAEGFVKKSQRDQVWFGASIDALFDWMKQYESSYTPKWITSDAV; encoded by the coding sequence ATGCGTGACATCAAATCCCTCTGCGTCTACTGCGGTTCCAGCAGCGGCGGTAACGCGGAATACACCGAGGCGGCGAAAGCCTTCGGCAAGCGCCTCGCACAGGAAGGCATCGCCCTGGTCTACGGCGGCGGCAAGGTCGGCCTGATGGGCACGGTCGCGGACGCCGTGCTGGCGGCTGGCGGTCGGGTCATCGGCGTGATTCCGCGCCAGTTGGTGGAGAAGGAAGTGGCCCACATCGGCCTGTCCGAACTGCAGGTGGTCGAGACGATGCATGAGCGCAAGACGCGCATGTACGAGCTGTCGGACGCCTTCGTCGCCCTGCCCGGCGGCTTCGGCACCATGGACGAAATGTTCGAGATGCTCACCTGGGCCCAGCTCGGACTGCACAGCTACCCCTGCGCCTTCCTCGACGTACGCGGCTTCTACACGGGCCTTGCCGCTAGCATGGACCACATGGTGGCCGAGGGTTTCGTCAAGAAAAGCCAGCGGGACCAGGTCTGGTTCGGCGCGAGCATCGACGCGCTGTTCGACTGGATGAAGCAGTACGAGTCGTCGTATACGCCGAAGTGGATCACCTCCGATGCCGTCTGA
- the pilH gene encoding twitching motility response regulator PilH, producing the protein MARILIVDDSPSQLLGIKRIVEKLGHEAITAEDGAQGVEVAKREIPDLILMDVVMPNLNGFQATRTISKEETTKHIPIILVTTKDQDTDKVWGLRQGAKDYVVKPIKEEELVKALKEHLPG; encoded by the coding sequence ATGGCTCGTATCCTGATCGTCGACGATTCGCCGTCGCAGCTGCTGGGCATCAAGCGCATCGTTGAGAAGCTGGGCCATGAGGCCATCACGGCCGAGGACGGCGCGCAGGGCGTTGAAGTCGCCAAGCGCGAGATTCCCGACCTGATCCTGATGGACGTCGTCATGCCGAACCTCAACGGGTTCCAGGCCACGCGCACGATCAGCAAGGAAGAGACCACCAAGCACATCCCGATCATCCTGGTGACCACCAAGGACCAGGACACGGACAAGGTCTGGGGCCTGCGCCAGGGCGCCAAGGACTACGTGGTAAAGCCCATCAAGGAAGAAGAGCTGGTCAAGGCACTGAAGGAGCACCTGCCGGGCTGA